The Thermoplasmataceae archaeon genome has a segment encoding these proteins:
- a CDS encoding Mov34/MPN/PAD-1 family protein yields MIMEASRDSMPKEFGAYLRAEKNVIYEIAILPGTIQGDKHTIFQTYNKPIDFSIVGSVHSHPSGVTLPSDADIHMFQNSGPIHLIVGYPFRLSDYSAYNQDGRKTEIKII; encoded by the coding sequence ATGATAATGGAAGCATCAAGGGATTCTATGCCCAAGGAATTTGGCGCATATCTCAGAGCGGAAAAAAACGTCATTTATGAGATAGCAATTCTTCCGGGAACCATTCAGGGAGACAAGCACACGATTTTTCAGACATACAATAAACCAATAGATTTCTCAATTGTTGGGAGCGTTCACTCTCATCCTTCCGGAGTTACGCTGCCATCCGATGCCGACATACATATGTTTCAGAACAGTGGCCCCATCCACCTCATAGTTGGCTACCCCTTCCGATTGAGCGATTATTCCGCCTACAATCAGGATGGTAGGAAGACGGAGATTAAAATTATATGA